A window of the Kazachstania africana CBS 2517 chromosome 10, complete genome genome harbors these coding sequences:
- the SOF1 gene encoding rRNA-processing protein SOF1 (similar to Saccharomyces cerevisiae SOF1 (YLL011W); ancestral locus Anc_5.201) yields MKIKTIKRSSDDYVPVKSTQESQLPRNLNPELHPFERAREYTKALNATKMERMFAKPFIGQLGYGHRDGVYTIAKNYNNLNKLASGSADGIIKYWNMSTREEFVSFKAHYGLVTGLCVTPEHTSKNKNENFMLSCGDDKTVKLWSVNNDDFSNVKSDAELNTEGLLKTFYGEHAFQGIDHHREASTFVTGGAQIHLWDSNRSKPISNLSWGADNITSVKFNQNEVDILASTGSDNAIVLYDLRTNSPTQKIIQTMRTNAICWNPMEAFNFVIANEDHNAYYYDMRNMSRALHVFKDHVSAVMDVDFSPTGDEIVTGSYDKTIRIFKTNHGHAREVYHTKRMQHVFQVKFSMDSKYIISGSDDGNVRLWRSKAWERSNVKTTREKNKLDYDEKLKERFKHMPEIKRISRHRHVPKVIKKAQEIKGIELSSMKRREMNERRTRKDMPFVSERKKQIVGTVFNHEEGKRRSNKSEEENGDDSA; encoded by the coding sequence atgaagatcAAGACAATCAAGAGAAGTTCCGATGACTATGTTCCGGTGAAAAGTACGCAGGAATCCCAGCTTCCTCGTAACTTAAATCCAGAGTTACATCCATTTGAAAGGGCTCGTGAGTATACCAAAGCTTTGAATGCTACTAAGATGGAAAGAATGTTCGCAAAACCATTTATTGGCCAGCTTGGTTATGGTCATAGGGATGGTGTCTACACTATTGCGAAGAATTACAATAATTTAAACAAGTTGGCCTCTGGTTCTGCAGATGGTATTATCAAGTATTGGAACATGTCAACTCGTGAAGAGtttgtttctttcaaagCACATTATGGTTTGGTTACTGGTCTCTGTGTTACTCCAGAACATAcatccaaaaataaaaatgaaaatttcatgttATCTTGTGGTGATGACAAGACTGTCAAGTTATGGTCAGTAAATAATGACGATTTCTCGAATGTGAAATCTGACGCAGAATTAAACACAGAAGGTTTGTTGAAAACTTTCTACGGTGAACATGCTTTCCAAGGTATTGATCATCACAGAGAAGCTTCTACCTTTGTGACAGGTGGTGCCCAAATTCATTTATGGGATTCAAACAGGTCGAAGCCAATTTCTAACTTATCCTGGGGTGCCGACAACATCACAAGCGTTAAGTTCAATCAAAATGAAGTTGATATCTTGGCAAGTACCGGTAGTGACAATGCTATTGTGTTATATGATTTGAGAACAAACTCTCCAACTCAAAAGATCATCCAAACAATGAGAACCAACGCCATATGTTGGAATCCAATGGAGGcattcaattttgtcaTCGCTAATGAAGATCATAATGCTTACTACTATGATATGAGAAACATGTCACGTGCCTTGCACGTCTTTAAAGATCATGTCAGTGCAGTTATGGATGTTGACTTCTCTCCAACTGgtgatgaaattgtaaCAGGTTCATACGATAAGACAATTAGAATATTCAAAACAAATCATGGTCATGCAAGAGAAGTTTATCACACAAAGAGAATGCAACACGTTTTTCAAGTTAAATTTTCCATGGATTCCAAATATATTATCAGTGGTTCCGATGATGGTAATGTAAGATTATGGAGAAGTAAAGCTTGGGAAAGATCCAACGTCAAGACAACTAGAGAGAAGAATAAATTAGATTATGATGAAAAGTTGAAAGAAAGGTTCAAGCATATGCcagaaatcaaaagaattagTAGACACAGACATGTTCCTAAAGTTATTAAAAAGGCCCAGGAAATTAAGGGTATTGAGTTAAGCTCCATGAAGAGAAGAGAGATGAATGAAAGGCGTACTAGGAAAGATATGCCATTCGTTTCAGAGAGGAAAAAGCAAATTGTCGGTACTGTTTTCAATCATGAAGAAGGGAAGAGGAGAAGTAATAAATCAGAAGAGGAGAACGGTGACGATAGTGCATAG
- the KAFR0J00990 gene encoding HAD family hydrolase (similar to Saccharomyces cerevisiae PSR1 (YLL010C) and PSR2 (YLR019W); ancestral locus Anc_5.202) gives MGFIASFFCCSPETNSSNNQTYTTRTKQINNNLNPSNSHITLSRSFNNNQTNNNSNKGNIITSANNFKLNKMSYPTSSHITTKQLKPVSSNSFTTKHTSTNTNHTNNNNNNNNSNSVPHSPNKDKIPRSGSTPIRKKRKSKNSRLKNGEKNYTFEDNEEDYDMLDSKDIDLTDEEDDDEEDIEKNGKQTFDVYNTETDRSTGNSSSEYAYSQQFAPHQELNEKRLSTENQRDATDVNTNINSASTLQENTESIPDQYASSDTNDANDANDFNMIPSYDDTEEFVDLTVLQPNQYHAPGYDTLLPPPEKSLSRKKCLVLDLDETLVHSSFKYLKSADFVLPVDIDDQIHNVYVIKRPGVDEFLKRVGEIFEVVVFTASVSRYGDPLLDVLDKGKSIHHRLFREACYNYEGNYIKNLSQLGRPLSDIIILDNSPASYIFHPQHAIPISSWFSDTHDNELLDIIPLLEDLSKSFVLDVGKVLDVSI, from the coding sequence ATGGGATTTATtgcatcttttttttgttgttcaCCAGAGactaattcttcaaataatcaaaCATACACTACTCGCACTAAgcaaataaataataatttaaatCCAAGTAATAGTCACATAACTCTTAGCAGAAGCTTCAACAATAACCAAACTAATAATAACTCAAATAAAGGTAACATTATAACAAGTGccaacaatttcaaattgaacaaaatgTCGTATCCTACCTCTTCTCATATTACTACAAAACAATTAAAACCCGtctcttcaaattcatttacTACAAAACACACCTCCACTAATACCAATcatactaataataataataataataataattctaaTTCAGTTCCACATTCTCCTAATAAAGATAAGATCCCAAGATCAGGCTCTACTCCAATAAggaaaaagagaaagagcAAGAATTCCAGATTGAAGAAtggtgaaaaaaattacacTTTcgaagataatgaagaggATTACGATATGCTAGATTCAAAAGATATCGATTTGACAGATGAAGAGGACGATGACGaggaagatattgaaaaaaatggtaagCAAACATTTGATGTATATAATACTGAGACAGACAGAAGTACAGGAAACTCAAGTTCCGAATATGCCTACAGTCAGCAATTTGCACCTCATCAAGAACTCAATGAAAAACGTCTTTCAACTGAAAATCAGAGAGACGCCACGGATGTAAATACGAACATAAATTCTGCTTCAACTCTACAAGAAAATACAGAAAGTATTCCTGATCAATATGCATCATCAGATACTAATGATGCTAACGACGCcaatgatttcaatatgATACCATCCTATGATGATACCGAAGAATTTGTTGATTTGACTGTATTACAACCAAATCAATATCATGCCCCTGGTTACGATACTTTATTACCACCTCCGGAAAAGAGTTTATCGAGAAAGAAATGTCTCGTTTTAGACTTGGATGAAACTTTAGTACATTCCTCCTTCAAATATCTGAAATCTGCTGATTTTGTTCTTCCAGTTGATATTGATGACCAAATTCATAACGTGTATGTGATAAAGAGACCCGGCgttgatgaatttttgaaaagagttGGTGAAATTTTCGAAGTCGTAGTATTCACTGCAAGTGTTTCAAGATATGGTGACCCATTACTGGATGTACTGGATAAAGGTAAATCTATACATCACAGATTATTTAGAGAGGCTTGTTACAATTATGAAGGAAActatatcaaaaatttatctCAGTTAGGTAGACCTTTATCTGATATTATCATCTTGGATAATTCACCGGCTTCATATATTTTCCATCCACAGCACGCTATTCCAATATCTTCATGGTTCTCTGATACGCATGACAATGAATTACTAGATATAATACCTTTATTGGAAGATTTGTCAAAATCATTTGTATTAGATGTTGGTAAAGTATTAGATGTGTCTATATAA
- the POM34 gene encoding Pom34p (similar to Saccharomyces cerevisiae POM34 (YLR018C); ancestral locus Anc_5.203): MNSNSNEKPLMGTPRPLSKDQFHSLRDKVVKESPKLYRQKILSDPNTPLSKNFNGNVLNFARINLPQFNNDARPQTVPNTPFQSEEIYRNPLKASSSSTMAQPVYKGSKLISETLPDTEDVTKVKIGTTIESSSPELGNFENPILGKLVKRSISKEFEIQKIIINVISIALFNLLSKFSILFINHSKVGRRFHLFYSNVIQSCLNNFWNVDGMKKIYFFWIKVNYNYFNNKLSFHLTAEHLIHGFYLLVAYNIILSMWKLFMTINMNDINLNEKQRTLLGLNAASITQQNHATPIMKPHIVKTVPSKSSKVQPSQSVPSTPLIFKSLKTPMKSRQEKIKLESTKFNKLNAFGDNLQRNTILNNHLNFKGMSNGNIVSTTYSAPATTVRNKGYIPSSKYSYMMNSPSPSKKI; the protein is encoded by the coding sequence atgaattctAATAGTAATGAGAAACCATTAATGGGCACTCCTAGACCTTTGTCGAAGGATCAATTTCACTCTTTAAGAGATAAAGTCGTCAAGGAATCGCCAAAATTGTATAGACAAAAAATCCTATCTGATCCAAATACACCACTTTCCAAGAACTTCAATGGCAATGTTCTAAATTTCGCTCGTATAAATCTACCACAGTTCAATAACGATGCAAGACCTCAAACCGTCCCCAATACTCCATTTCAATCTGAGGAGATCTACCGTAATCCATTGAAagcatcatcatcatcaactATGGCGCAACCAGTTTATAAGGGATCTAAGCTGATATCAGAAACATTACCTGATACTGAAGATGTTACCAAGGTGAAAATCGGTACCACTATAGAATCGTCTTCTCCTGAACTTGGTAATTTTGAGAATCCGATTTTAGGAAAATTAGTTAAAAGATCAATTAgtaaagaatttgaaatccaAAAGATTATTATAAATGTCATCAGTATAGCACTCTTCAATCTactttctaaattttctatATTATTTATCAACCATTCAAAAGTGGGTAGAAGATTTCActtattttattcaaatgtaATCCAATCATGTCtgaacaatttttggaacGTTGATGGtatgaaaaagatttatttcttttggaTAAAAGTTAAttacaattatttcaacAATAAGTTGTCATTCCATCTTACCGCAGAACACCTAATACATGGTTTTTATTTGCTCGTTGCTTACAACATCATTCTCTCTATGTGGAAATTATTCATGACAATAAACATGAATgatataaatttgaatgaaaagCAAAGAACATTACTAGGCCTGAATGCAGCTTCAATTACACAACAGAACCATGCCACTCCAATAATGAAACCACATATTGTGAAGACTGTACCATCCAAATCATCTAAAGTCCAACCATCGCAATCTGTACCATCAACTCcactaatattcaaatcattaaaGACACCAATGAAGTCAAGACAGGAGAAAATCAAACTTGAAAGcacaaaatttaataaattgaacgCATTTGGTGAtaatcttcaaagaaatacCATCCTAAATAATCACTTGAATTTTAAAGGTATGAGTAATGGAAATATTGTTTCCACAACCTATTCTGCTCCTGCCACTACTGTAAGAAACAAAGGTTATATTCCAAGCAGTAAATACTCTTATATGATGAACTCTCCAAGTccttcaaagaaaatatag
- the MEU1 gene encoding S-methyl-5-thioadenosine phosphorylase (similar to Saccharomyces cerevisiae MEU1 (YLR017W); ancestral locus Anc_5.204), which translates to MTNSELPSVFHAAVDLGIIGGTGLYKLDCLEPIAVLPPIETPWGFTSSPITISKFIGNGNHFYVAFIARHGVNHEYPPTRVPFRANMAALKNLKCKAVLSFSAVGSLREEIKPRDFVLPQQIIDRTKGIRESSYFNDIGLVGHVGFGNPFSENFARYIYQFKDCLINETTNEPCDLHFTKDTTVICMEGPQFSTRAESKMYRLLGGDVINMSVIPEAKLARECELPYQMVCMSTDYDAWRDNEEPVTVETVIGNLSSNAQNANRLASMIIENMANELPEFMQNGDGLHEAMKMSISTKPEAMSKETLNKLRFLFPDHW; encoded by the coding sequence ATGACAAACTCAGAATTACCATCTGTCTTCCACGCCGCTGTAGACTTAGGTATTATCGGTGGAACCGGTTTATACAAATTAGACTGTCTAGAACCGATCGCAGTCCTACCACCAATTGAAACTCCATGGGGTTTCACATCTTCTCCTATCACCatttccaaatttattGGTAACGGAAACCATTTCTACGTCGCATTCATCGCTAGACATGGTGTCAATCACGAATATCCTCCTACAAGAGTACCATTTAGAGCAAATATGGCCGCtttaaagaatttgaaatgtaAAGCCGTTCTTTCTTTCAGTGCTGTAGGTTCCTtaagagaagaaatcaaaCCAAGAGATTTCGTATTACCACaacaaattattgatagaACTAAAGGTATCAGGGAATCTTCTTATTTCAACGATATTGGTCTAGTTGGTCACGTCGGTTTTGGTAATccattttctgaaaattttgctagatatatatatcaattcaaagattgtCTAATCAATGAAACTACCAACGAGCCATGCGACTTACATTTCACTAAAGATACTACTGTCATCTGTATGGAAGGCCCGCAATTTTCAACGCGTGCCGAATCCAAAATGTATAGATTACTTGGTGGTGACGTTATAAACATGAGTGTCATCCCAGAAGCTAAATTGGCTCGTGAATGTGAATTACCATATCAAATGGTTTGTATGTCCACGGATTATGATGCGTGGAGagataatgaagaaccTGTCACAGTAGAAACCGTTATCGGTAATCTATCAAGTAATGCTCAAAATGCTAATAGATTGGCTTCCATGATCATTGAGAATATGGCAAATGAATTGCCAGAATTCATGCAAAATGGCGATGGTTTACATGAAGCCATGAAAATGTCCATCTCTACTAAACCAGAAGCCATGTCAAAGGAAACTTTGAACAAGTTAAGATTTCTGTTCCCAGATCACTGGTAA